A genomic window from Quercus lobata isolate SW786 chromosome 10, ValleyOak3.0 Primary Assembly, whole genome shotgun sequence includes:
- the LOC115962945 gene encoding WUSCHEL-related homeobox 1-like isoform X2, whose amino-acid sequence MWMMGYNDGGEFNMPDSFNGRKLRPLIPRPLPSTNNINNNNSTTNTPCLSRIHGTDFFSQCQHLQASVSEQNKMREFNTPPVVVSSRWNPTPEQLRALEELYRRGTRTPSAEQIQHITAQLRRYGANRTVFEVEQTKNWAPHINCSTLAEESVSIQRSAKAAVAECMTDGWIQFDEGELQQRRNFVERNATRQIMQLTCPPHLTHLINTPTSSTTTATTTTTQATVRTTMEQKLIKTRDLNIFIAPYRENGINHFNSSVSNEEDGCGESQTLQLFPLRSSSDGNNNINERETDISVSAMNANFTPFQFFEFLPLKN is encoded by the exons ATGTGGATGATGGGTTATAATGATGGTGGAGAGTTCAACATGCCTGACTCATTCAATGGCCGGAAACTTAGGCCTCTCATTCCAAGGCCACTGCCTTCTaccaacaacatcaacaacaacaactcgACCACAAACACTCCCTGCTTAAGCCGTATTCATGGCACCGATTTCTTTTCACAATGTCAACATCTGCAGG CATCTGTGTCTGAGCAGAACAAGATGAGAGAGTTCAACACTCCACCTGTTGTGGTGAGCTCAAGGTGGAATCCAACACCGGAGCAGTTGAGGGCTCTTGAAGAATTATATCGACGTGGGACTCGAACACCGTCGGCTGAGCAAATTCAGCATATTACTGCACAGCTTCGGAGATATG GGGCAAATAGGACAGTGTTTGAAGTTGAACAGACCAAGAACTGGGCACCCCATATAAACTGCAGTACGCTTGCAGAG GAATCTGTTTCAATACAAAGGTCAGCAAAAGCAGCAGTGGCAGAATGTATGACAGATGGATGGATCCAATTCGATGAAGGAGAATTACAGCAAAGAAGAAACTTTGTGGAAAGGAATGCCACGCGGCAGATAATGCAGTTGACTTGTCCTCCTCATCTCACCCACCTCATAAACACCCCTACTTCATCTACTACTACTGCTACTACTACCACAACCCAAGCTACAGTGAGAACTACAATGGAACAAAAGCTCATTAAGACTCGTGACTTGAACATCTTTATAGCACCCTATAGAGAAAATGGTATCAACCACTTTAACAGTAGTGTCagcaatgaagaagatggatgTGGGGAATCTCAAACTCTTCAACTCTTTCCACTTCGGAGCAGCAGTGATGGCAACAATAACATTAACGAAAGGGAGACTGATATATCAGTTTCAGCCATGAATGCCAACTTCACTCCTTTccaattttttgagtttcttcCATTGAAGAACTAA
- the LOC115962945 gene encoding WUSCHEL-related homeobox 1-like isoform X1, which produces MWMMGYNDGGEFNMPDSFNGRKLRPLIPRPLPSTNNINNNNSTTNTPCLSRIHGTDFFSQCQHLQASVSEQNKMREFNTPPVVVSSRWNPTPEQLRALEELYRRGTRTPSAEQIQHITAQLRRYGKIEGKNVFYWFQNHKARERQKRRRQMDLASDDHHRDNIENLNRKELGANRTVFEVEQTKNWAPHINCSTLAEESVSIQRSAKAAVAECMTDGWIQFDEGELQQRRNFVERNATRQIMQLTCPPHLTHLINTPTSSTTTATTTTTQATVRTTMEQKLIKTRDLNIFIAPYRENGINHFNSSVSNEEDGCGESQTLQLFPLRSSSDGNNNINERETDISVSAMNANFTPFQFFEFLPLKN; this is translated from the exons ATGTGGATGATGGGTTATAATGATGGTGGAGAGTTCAACATGCCTGACTCATTCAATGGCCGGAAACTTAGGCCTCTCATTCCAAGGCCACTGCCTTCTaccaacaacatcaacaacaacaactcgACCACAAACACTCCCTGCTTAAGCCGTATTCATGGCACCGATTTCTTTTCACAATGTCAACATCTGCAGG CATCTGTGTCTGAGCAGAACAAGATGAGAGAGTTCAACACTCCACCTGTTGTGGTGAGCTCAAGGTGGAATCCAACACCGGAGCAGTTGAGGGCTCTTGAAGAATTATATCGACGTGGGACTCGAACACCGTCGGCTGAGCAAATTCAGCATATTACTGCACAGCTTCGGAGATATGGTAAGATTGAAGGGAAGAATGTTTTCTACTGGTTCCAAAATCACAAGGCCAGAGAGAGGCAGAAACGCCGCCGTCAAATGGATTTGGCTTCGGATGATCACCACCGTGATAATATTGAAAACTTAAACAGGAAAGAATTAG GGGCAAATAGGACAGTGTTTGAAGTTGAACAGACCAAGAACTGGGCACCCCATATAAACTGCAGTACGCTTGCAGAG GAATCTGTTTCAATACAAAGGTCAGCAAAAGCAGCAGTGGCAGAATGTATGACAGATGGATGGATCCAATTCGATGAAGGAGAATTACAGCAAAGAAGAAACTTTGTGGAAAGGAATGCCACGCGGCAGATAATGCAGTTGACTTGTCCTCCTCATCTCACCCACCTCATAAACACCCCTACTTCATCTACTACTACTGCTACTACTACCACAACCCAAGCTACAGTGAGAACTACAATGGAACAAAAGCTCATTAAGACTCGTGACTTGAACATCTTTATAGCACCCTATAGAGAAAATGGTATCAACCACTTTAACAGTAGTGTCagcaatgaagaagatggatgTGGGGAATCTCAAACTCTTCAACTCTTTCCACTTCGGAGCAGCAGTGATGGCAACAATAACATTAACGAAAGGGAGACTGATATATCAGTTTCAGCCATGAATGCCAACTTCACTCCTTTccaattttttgagtttcttcCATTGAAGAACTAA
- the LOC115962868 gene encoding tubulin beta chain-like has protein sequence MREILHIQGGQCGNQIGSKFWEVVCDEHGIDQSGQYIGNSELQLERVNVYFNEASGGRYVPRAVLMDLEPGTMDSIRSGPYGLIFRPDNFVFGQSGAGNNWAKGHYTEGAELIDSVLDVVRKEAENCDCLQGFQVCHSLGGGTGSGMGTLLISKIREEYPDRMMLTFSVFPSPKVSDTVVEPYNATLSVHQLVENADECMVLDNEALYDICLRTLKLTTPNFGDLNHLISGTMSGVTCCLRFPGQLNSDLRKLAVNLIPFPRLHFFMVGFAPLTSRGSQQYQSLTVPELTQQMWDAKNMMCAADPRHGRYLTASALFRGKMSTREVDEQVLNVQNKNSSYFVEWIPNNVKSSVCDIPPRGLAMASTFIGNSTSIQEMFSRVSEQFTAMFRRKAFLHWYTGEGMDEMEFTEAESNMNDLVAEYQQYQDATIDEDDEYEVDDDVGTEN, from the exons ATGCGTGAGATTCTTCATATTCAAGGAGGGCAATGTGGGAACCAAATCGGTTCAAAGTTTTGGGAAGTTGTATGTGATGAACATGGGATTGATCAAAGTGGGCAATACATAGGAAACTCAGAACTACAGCTTGAGAGAGTGAATGTTTATTTCAATGAGGCTAGTGGTGGAAGGTACGTGCCAAGGGCTGTGCTTATGGACCTTGAACCAGGCACCATGGACAGCATTAGGAGTGGCCCTTATGGCCTGATTTTTAGGCCTGATAACTTCGTTTTCGGCCAGTCCGGGGCTGGAAACAATTGGGCTAAGGGCCATTACACCGAAGGCGCCGAGCTTATTGATTCGGTTCTTGATGTTGTGAGGAAGGAAGCTGAGAATTGTGATTGCTTGCAAG GATTTCAGGTTTGTCATTCACTAGGAGGTGGAACAGGATCTGGAATGGGAACTCTGCTCATTTCAAAGATTAGAGAAGAATACCCGGATAGAATGATGCTCACGTTCTCTGTCTTTCCATCTCCTAAAGTGTCAGACACTGTTGTGGAGCCATACAATGCCACACTTTCTGTACATCAGCTTGTAGAGAATGCTGATGAATGTATGGTTCTTGACAATGAAGCACTCTATGATATCTGCCTTCGGACTCTTAAACTCACAACCCCAAACT TCGGGGACTTGAATCATCTAATTTCAGGAACCATGAGTGGAGTGACTTGTTGTTTGCGATTCCCGGGTCAATTGAACTCAGACCTCCGGAAGTTAGCGGTGAACTTGATCCCATTCCCACGTCTGCACTTCTTCATGGTTGGTTTTGCGCCTCTGACCTCTCGAGGATCACAGCAGTACCAGTCGCTTACTGTCCCCGAACTGACACAGCAAATGTGGGACGCCAAGAATATGATGTGCGCAGCTGATCCAAGACATGGCCGATACCTCACAGCATCAGCCTTGTTCAGAGGCAAAATGAGCACCAGAGAAGTTGATGAACAGGTGTTGAATGTGCAGAACAAAAACTCTTCCTACTTCGTCGAATGGATTCCCAACAATGTGAAGTCTAGTGTTTGTGACATCCCACCAAGAGGGCTTGCCATGGCTTCAACTTTCATTGGGAATTCAACCTCTATACAGGAGATGTTCAGTCGAGTGAGTGAGCAGTTCACAGCCATGTTTAGGAGGAAGGCTTTCTTGCATTGGTACACTGGAGAAGGAATGGATGAGATGGAATTCACCGAAGCAGAGAGTAATATGAATGATCTTGTCGCAGAGTATCAGCAGTACCAGGATGCAACAATTGATGAGGATGATGAATACGAAGTTGATGATGATGTGGGCACTGAGAACTGA
- the LOC115962867 gene encoding uncharacterized protein LOC115962867 isoform X2, whose translation MPITIVIMACSSSTTIWKTKTTYDYPASKISCYFNNTTSRYIRNQKSPENERTHDVTFSIVRTDGSNKFEQKINKAKAHNSLNRGLKAIAKKQPLWRKFWFSSKKMRSIILLNVITVVYASDIPIVKGVEMSMDPATFSAVRFVVSAIPFLPFVFRARDDIKTRNAGMELGLWVSLGYLIEAIGLLTADAGRASFISLFTVIVVPLLDGILGAYIPARTWFGVLMSALGVAMLECSGSPPSVGDLLNFLSAIFFGIHMLRTEHISRSTKKENFLPLLGYEVCVVALLSTIWVLIGGWFDGVNGFDQSTWTWTELWDWIVAFPWMPALYTGIFSTGLCLWVEMAAMRDVSATETAIIYGLEPLWGAGFAWFLLGERWGMSGWIGAALVLGGSLMVQMFGSLPINKPIEVEEANQKGNLLLVPEKQKVQSALSTSPVVVRTKKDVIDLL comes from the exons ATGCCCATTACTATTGTGATCATGGCTTGCTCCTCATCAACAACAAtatggaaaacaaaaacaacatatGACTACCCTGCTTCCAAAATCTCATGCTACTTCAATAACA CTACTTCCAGATATATAAGAAACCAGAAATCTCCAGAGAATGAAAGGACCCATGATGTCACTTTCTCTATTGTACGTACTGATGGTTCCAATAAATTTGAGCAGAAGATAAACAAAGCTAAGGCTCATAATTCTTTGAACAGGGGATTGAAAGCAATTGCAAAGAAGCAGCCTTTGTGGcgaaaattttggttttcttccaaGAAGATGAGGAGTATTATCTTGCTCAACGTCATTACTGTCGTCTATG CAAGTGACATTCCGATTGTGAAAGGTGTTGAAATGAGTATGGACCCAGCGACCTTCTCTGCAGTGCGATTTGTTGTCTCAGCCATCCCATTTTTGCCATTTGTCTTTCGTGCTCGAGATGATATTAAAACCCGCAATGCAGGGATGGAGCTGGGATTGTGGGTTAGTTTAGGGTACCTTATTGAGGCAATTGGTCTACTTACAGCTGATGCTGGGCGTGCATCATTCATTTCATTGTTTACG GTTATAGTGGTTCCTTTGCTTGATGGCATATTAGGAGCCTATATTCCTGCCCGTACCTGGTTTGGAGTTCTCATGTCTGCTCTTGGGGTTGCTATGCTGGAATGTAGTGGATCTCCTCCAAGT GTTGGAGATCTTTTGAACTTTTTAAGTgcaatattttttggaattcaCATGCTTCGAACTGAACATATATCAAGAAGCACAAAGAAAGAGAACTTCCTACCACTTCTTGGATATGAG GTGTGTGTTGTTGCTCTATTATCCACAATCTGGGTTTTAATTGGAGGATGGTTTGATGGTGTTAATGGCTTTGACCAATCAACATGGACATGGACAGAACTATGGGATTGGATTGTCGCATTTCCATGGATGCCTGCTCTATATACTGGCATATTCTCTACTGGATTATGCTTATGGGTGGAG ATGGCAGCCATGCGTGATGTTTCAGCAACAGAAACAGCAATAATTTATGGACTGGAGCCACTCTGGGGTGCAGGTTTTGCATGGTTTCTCCTTGGTGAAAGGTGGGGTATGAGTGGATGGATTGGCGCTGCTCTTGTGCTAG gggGAAGCTTAATGGTACAGATGTTTGGATCTTTACCAATCAATAAACCTATTGAGGTTGAAGAGGCTAATCAGAAAGGCAATCTTCTGCTAGTTCCAGAAAAGCAAAAAGTGCAAAGTGCTCTCTCTACTTCACCAGTTGTTGTCAGGACCAAGAAGGACGTAATAGATTTGTTATAG
- the LOC115962867 gene encoding uncharacterized protein LOC115962867 isoform X1 encodes MPITIVIMACSSSTTIWKTKTTYDYPASKISCYFNNSNSSFSTKPLRFTAYSSDSSSSLTQSSSSSSSSSSCSTSSCSCSTYYYAATSRYIRNQKSPENERTHDVTFSIVRTDGSNKFEQKINKAKAHNSLNRGLKAIAKKQPLWRKFWFSSKKMRSIILLNVITVVYASDIPIVKGVEMSMDPATFSAVRFVVSAIPFLPFVFRARDDIKTRNAGMELGLWVSLGYLIEAIGLLTADAGRASFISLFTVIVVPLLDGILGAYIPARTWFGVLMSALGVAMLECSGSPPSVGDLLNFLSAIFFGIHMLRTEHISRSTKKENFLPLLGYEVCVVALLSTIWVLIGGWFDGVNGFDQSTWTWTELWDWIVAFPWMPALYTGIFSTGLCLWVEMAAMRDVSATETAIIYGLEPLWGAGFAWFLLGERWGMSGWIGAALVLGGSLMVQMFGSLPINKPIEVEEANQKGNLLLVPEKQKVQSALSTSPVVVRTKKDVIDLL; translated from the exons ATGCCCATTACTATTGTGATCATGGCTTGCTCCTCATCAACAACAAtatggaaaacaaaaacaacatatGACTACCCTGCTTCCAAAATCTCATGCTACTTCAATAACAGTAACTCCTCCTTCTCCACCAAACCACTTCGTTTCACTGCTTACTCGTCTGACTCCTCCTCATCACTAAcacaatcttcttcttcttcatcttcttcttcttcttgttcaacATCCTCTTGTTCTTGTTCTACTTATTATTATGCAGCTACTTCCAGATATATAAGAAACCAGAAATCTCCAGAGAATGAAAGGACCCATGATGTCACTTTCTCTATTGTACGTACTGATGGTTCCAATAAATTTGAGCAGAAGATAAACAAAGCTAAGGCTCATAATTCTTTGAACAGGGGATTGAAAGCAATTGCAAAGAAGCAGCCTTTGTGGcgaaaattttggttttcttccaaGAAGATGAGGAGTATTATCTTGCTCAACGTCATTACTGTCGTCTATG CAAGTGACATTCCGATTGTGAAAGGTGTTGAAATGAGTATGGACCCAGCGACCTTCTCTGCAGTGCGATTTGTTGTCTCAGCCATCCCATTTTTGCCATTTGTCTTTCGTGCTCGAGATGATATTAAAACCCGCAATGCAGGGATGGAGCTGGGATTGTGGGTTAGTTTAGGGTACCTTATTGAGGCAATTGGTCTACTTACAGCTGATGCTGGGCGTGCATCATTCATTTCATTGTTTACG GTTATAGTGGTTCCTTTGCTTGATGGCATATTAGGAGCCTATATTCCTGCCCGTACCTGGTTTGGAGTTCTCATGTCTGCTCTTGGGGTTGCTATGCTGGAATGTAGTGGATCTCCTCCAAGT GTTGGAGATCTTTTGAACTTTTTAAGTgcaatattttttggaattcaCATGCTTCGAACTGAACATATATCAAGAAGCACAAAGAAAGAGAACTTCCTACCACTTCTTGGATATGAG GTGTGTGTTGTTGCTCTATTATCCACAATCTGGGTTTTAATTGGAGGATGGTTTGATGGTGTTAATGGCTTTGACCAATCAACATGGACATGGACAGAACTATGGGATTGGATTGTCGCATTTCCATGGATGCCTGCTCTATATACTGGCATATTCTCTACTGGATTATGCTTATGGGTGGAG ATGGCAGCCATGCGTGATGTTTCAGCAACAGAAACAGCAATAATTTATGGACTGGAGCCACTCTGGGGTGCAGGTTTTGCATGGTTTCTCCTTGGTGAAAGGTGGGGTATGAGTGGATGGATTGGCGCTGCTCTTGTGCTAG gggGAAGCTTAATGGTACAGATGTTTGGATCTTTACCAATCAATAAACCTATTGAGGTTGAAGAGGCTAATCAGAAAGGCAATCTTCTGCTAGTTCCAGAAAAGCAAAAAGTGCAAAGTGCTCTCTCTACTTCACCAGTTGTTGTCAGGACCAAGAAGGACGTAATAGATTTGTTATAG
- the LOC115962869 gene encoding uncharacterized protein LOC115962869, which yields MVFEQLQIKSRIYFGELAKMLSPPKPTWSVEQSSLIHCAKDAHKPQRILFMAFLDLLSFGCSVECSAKLEFQKRPHFLKLQRGSSVYPRSNNNLEIFAMQVWAIWNHRNQSWNSRPCCPINQLSQLAKTRYDEFVELTPSRPSPQHCPRTLWQAPPPNLFKINYNGAVFQEFHKSGIGVVIQDSHGLVIAFMSQVIPQLFTAIEVEAAAAARALEFALELGVTQAVL from the coding sequence ATGGTCTTTGAACAACTCCAAATAAAGTCAAGAATTTACTTTGGAGAGCTTGCCAAGATGTTATCCCCACCAAAACCAACTTGGTCCGTAGAACAATCATCACTGATCCACTGTGCGAAAGATGCTCACAAGCCCCAGAGGATACTCTTCATGGCCTTTTTGGACTTGCTCTCATTTGGATGCAGTGTGGAATGCTCTGCCAAACTGGAATTTCAGAAACGGCCACATTTTCTCAAGCTTCAAAGAGGTAGTTCAGTTTATCCTCGCTCTAACAACAATTTAGAAATCTTTGCAATGCAGGTTTGGGCGATATGGAATCACAGGAACCAATCTTGGAATTCAAGACCCTGCTGCCCCATTAATCAGCTCTCTCAACTGGCTAAAACAAGGTATGATGAGTTCGTCGAGCTTACACCTAGCAGGCCAAGTCCCCAACACTGCCCAAGGACCCTTTGGCAAGCTCCTCCTCCAAACTTGTTCAAGATTAACTACAATGGGGCTGTTTTCCAGGAATTCCATAAATCTGGAATTGGTGTAGTAATCCAAGATTCACATGGCTTAGTCATAGCTTTCATGTCCCAAGTAATCCCCCAGCTCTTTACTGCTATTGAAGTTGAAGCTGCAGCTGCTGCGAGAGCATTGGAATTTGCTTTGGAGCTTGGAGTGACTCAAGCTGTTCTTTAA